The segment CCTCGACGCCAAGCCCCCCGCCGTGATCTGTGGGCACCGCCCGACGCTGCCGTGGGTGTTCGAGGCGCTGGGGGTCGAGGCCCCCGACCTCGCCCCCGGCGAGGGGGTCGTGCTGCACCACCGCCGCGGGAAGGTGCTCGCCTCCGAGCCGCTGGGGAGACCTGCGTCACCCCGCTGACCAGCGACGAGTCCGCTTCCTTCGCCCATCGTTCACCAGCCGTTCACCGTCCTACGGGTCCCGATACACCTGGCTTCCCTAGCGTCCACGACGACAGAAGCATGTGATCATCGAAGGGACACCCCCCGTGAACCGCACCACGCTGCGTGCAGCCGCCCCCGCGGCACTCGCTCTCACCCTCGCTCTCGGACTCTCCGCCTGTGGCGCCTCCAACGAGGGCGACTCCGGCTCGGGCTCGGGCGACTCGTCGCTCTCCGGCACCCTCAACGGTGCCGGTGCCAGCTCGCAGGAGGCTGCCGTCGGCGCCTGGAAGGCCGGCTTCCAGTCCGCCAACAGCGACGTGACCGTGAACTACGACCCCGCCGGCTCCGGCGCCGGTCGCGAGCAGTTCATCGCCGGTGGCGTCGACTTCGCCGGCTCCGACGCCTACCTCGAGGACGACGAGCTCACCAAGGCCCAGGAGCGCTGCGGCGGTCCGGTCGTCGAGGTCCCCACCTACGTCAGCCCCATCGCGGTCATCTACAACCTCGAGGGCGTGGACGAGCTCAACCTCTCGCCCGAGAACATCGGTGCGATCTTCGAGGGCAAGATCACCAAGTGGAACGACTCGGCCATCGCGGCCGACAACCCCGACGCCGACCTCCCGGACACCACGATCACCCCCGTCCACCGCTCGGACGACTCGGGCACCACCAAGAACTTCACCGCCTACCTCGAGGCCGCCTCCGGTGGCTCGTGGAGCGGCGGCGAGGTCGAGACCTGGCCGATCAAGGGTGGCGAGGCCGCTCAGGGCACGTCGGGCGTCGTCCAGGCCGTCACCAACGGCAACGGCACGATCGGCTACGCCGACGAGTCGCAGGCCGGTGACCTCGGCCAGGCCAAGGTCAAGGTCGGCGACGAGTTCGTCGAGGTCAGCCCCGAGGCCGCGGCCAAGGTGCTCGACACCGCCACCGAGGTCGAGGGCCGCGACGCCACCGACATCGCCCTCGACATCGAGCGCGACACCACCGAGGCCGGCGTGTACCCGATCGTCCTCGTGTCGTACATGATCGGCTGCGAGTCCTACGACGAGGCGCCGAAGGCCGACCTCGTCAAGGGCTGGCTCGAGTACGTGACCAGCGACGAGGGCCAGAAGACGGCCGCCGAGCAGGCCGGCTCCGCGCCGCTCACGGCGGACTTCGCCAGCAAGGTCGCCGAGGCCGTCGGCGCCATCAAGGCCGCCAGCTGATCGGATCCGGTCCCCGACCTCAGGCCCCCGCGGGCCGGGTCGGGGACCGGACCGGCTCGTCTCCCCCCTACCCGGAAGGACCGTCGTGACCTCGAAGCTCGCCCCCGAGCCTCCCCAGGCCCGCCGCGCCCCGACGCGCCCCGGCGACCGAGTGTTCTTCGGCCTCTCCTTCGGCGCCGCGCTCCTCATCCTGCTGACG is part of the Aeromicrobium sp. Leaf245 genome and harbors:
- the pstS gene encoding phosphate ABC transporter substrate-binding protein PstS → MNRTTLRAAAPAALALTLALGLSACGASNEGDSGSGSGDSSLSGTLNGAGASSQEAAVGAWKAGFQSANSDVTVNYDPAGSGAGREQFIAGGVDFAGSDAYLEDDELTKAQERCGGPVVEVPTYVSPIAVIYNLEGVDELNLSPENIGAIFEGKITKWNDSAIAADNPDADLPDTTITPVHRSDDSGTTKNFTAYLEAASGGSWSGGEVETWPIKGGEAAQGTSGVVQAVTNGNGTIGYADESQAGDLGQAKVKVGDEFVEVSPEAAAKVLDTATEVEGRDATDIALDIERDTTEAGVYPIVLVSYMIGCESYDEAPKADLVKGWLEYVTSDEGQKTAAEQAGSAPLTADFASKVAEAVGAIKAAS